A part of Melittangium boletus DSM 14713 genomic DNA contains:
- a CDS encoding DUF4185 domain-containing protein: MIHSKPWKTCAVVLSLGAAVHTGEARALTPTNVTKVARVTGATPSGEFLPNPNQTHTNYEVMGTDLGILWDKGGGEIFALFGDTFGHGWCGNGGCGGGWRSNVLAKSSDRTLADGLTFSTMIQDTSRHAKELLYSKKIDNDEITVIPTAGVTVGSRHYIHYMSVRHWGDPGKWDTNYAGIAYSDDNGQNWVKHASARWQNNAARTNPFQMAAFVKNGGYVYLYATPNGRFGNVYLARVLEGALLNINDYRYWDGNGWSASQAAAAPVVMGIAGELSVDYHTGFNRFLMTYLNEHRQAVVMRDAATPTGPWSGEKILAAGTSFPGLYNAFIHPWSLSGADMYFVTSQWTPYNTFLMRATLTDDAFSDNLLSEPGFETQAATPVMAPWWLVGNGGVDRGVGQARTGRNEGFVRYNSGWNALKQSVAVQPHTDYTLRGWVRTSANSTEGYFGARGVGNGPIVGEVPFGSLTNYSQLTVTFNSGPNSILEVYGGIWAKNGDTWMQLDDVSLTRGANLVGQGGFEQQPGATATSPWYVEGKGGVDRGLGFTRSGANNGWVRNDVPGWNALKQEVAVTPNTQYTLSAWVKTSNTLNEGYFGARMLRGGPILNELKLTQPLGGYTQLSVRFNSGANHSVEIFAGVWANNGDTWLQADDFVMTRD; the protein is encoded by the coding sequence ATGATCCACTCCAAGCCGTGGAAGACGTGTGCCGTGGTGCTGTCACTGGGAGCCGCCGTCCACACGGGCGAGGCCCGGGCGCTCACTCCGACGAACGTGACCAAGGTCGCGCGGGTGACGGGCGCCACCCCCTCGGGAGAGTTCCTCCCCAACCCGAATCAGACCCACACGAACTACGAGGTGATGGGCACGGACCTGGGCATCCTCTGGGACAAGGGGGGCGGGGAGATCTTCGCGCTGTTCGGCGACACCTTCGGCCATGGGTGGTGTGGCAACGGCGGGTGTGGCGGAGGCTGGCGCAGCAACGTGCTCGCGAAGTCGTCCGATCGCACGCTCGCGGACGGGCTGACCTTCTCCACGATGATCCAGGACACCTCGCGTCACGCGAAGGAGCTCCTGTACTCGAAGAAGATCGACAACGATGAGATCACCGTCATCCCCACGGCGGGCGTCACGGTGGGCTCGCGGCACTACATCCACTACATGTCCGTGCGCCACTGGGGCGATCCGGGCAAGTGGGACACGAACTACGCGGGGATCGCCTACTCGGACGACAACGGGCAGAACTGGGTGAAGCACGCGAGCGCCCGGTGGCAGAACAACGCCGCGCGCACCAACCCCTTCCAGATGGCGGCCTTCGTGAAGAACGGCGGCTACGTCTACCTGTACGCGACGCCGAATGGCCGCTTCGGCAACGTGTACCTGGCGCGGGTGCTCGAGGGCGCGCTGCTGAACATCAATGACTACCGCTATTGGGACGGCAACGGCTGGTCGGCCTCGCAGGCGGCCGCGGCGCCGGTGGTGATGGGCATCGCGGGCGAGCTGTCCGTGGACTACCACACCGGCTTCAACCGCTTCCTCATGACGTACCTGAACGAGCACCGTCAGGCCGTGGTCATGCGGGACGCGGCCACGCCCACGGGGCCGTGGAGCGGGGAGAAGATCCTCGCCGCGGGGACGAGCTTCCCCGGCCTGTACAACGCCTTCATCCACCCCTGGTCCCTGAGCGGGGCGGACATGTACTTCGTCACGTCGCAGTGGACGCCCTACAACACGTTCCTGATGCGGGCGACGCTGACGGACGACGCGTTCAGCGACAACCTGCTGTCCGAGCCCGGCTTCGAGACCCAGGCGGCCACGCCCGTGATGGCGCCCTGGTGGCTGGTGGGCAACGGCGGCGTGGACCGGGGCGTGGGGCAGGCGCGCACGGGACGCAACGAGGGCTTCGTCCGCTACAACAGTGGCTGGAACGCCCTCAAGCAGAGCGTGGCCGTGCAGCCCCACACGGACTACACGTTGCGAGGCTGGGTGCGCACCTCCGCCAACAGCACGGAGGGCTACTTCGGCGCGCGGGGCGTGGGCAATGGGCCCATCGTGGGGGAGGTGCCCTTCGGCTCGCTGACGAACTACTCGCAGCTCACGGTCACCTTCAACTCCGGGCCGAACTCCATCCTCGAGGTCTACGGCGGCATCTGGGCGAAGAATGGAGACACGTGGATGCAGTTGGACGACGTGAGCCTGACGCGGGGAGCGAACCTCGTGGGGCAGGGGGGCTTCGAGCAGCAGCCGGGCGCGACCGCCACCTCGCCCTGGTACGTCGAGGGCAAGGGCGGCGTGGACCGAGGCCTCGGCTTCACGCGCTCGGGAGCCAACAATGGCTGGGTGCGCAACGACGTGCCGGGGTGGAACGCCCTCAAGCAGGAGGTGGCCGTGACGCCCAACACCCAGTACACGCTGAGCGCCTGGGTAAAAACATCCAACACCCTGAACGAGGGCTACTTCGGCGCGCGGATGCTCCGGGGAGGGCCCATCCTCAACGAACTCAAGCTGACCCAACCCCTGGGGGGCTACACGCAACTGTCCGTGCGGTTCAACTCGGGCGCCAACCACAGTGTGGAGATCTTCGCGGGCGTCTGGGCCAACAATGGAGACACCTGGCTGCAGGCGGATGACTTCGTGATGACGCGGGACTGA
- a CDS encoding AHH domain-containing protein encodes MRPWQILWRAEALILAVLVGCSATSPVVRVESGARGQTLVHITRIATAGPVEVPPEEVTQSIRRLAREVRLSGTPRETVEKLFQLDTLYGDYLYLLRERKLVPLESGTPLEGVLTEEEQKLVSRYKVWCRSAQGYEGDCLGGALVHGKYMDMQGRYMLAMALSKSPVLEEFEKALGEIVSMRAVMQAALATVVTLLVLLAMPEPVTKFIAAWATVGLILWVGAKTLYNLITGWFQLMKEVKVATTFEQIREAGEKFGRLFSREAAQAFALVAMALLTHTAKGFAEQVGTLPGSAQVSMQAAAREGILLSEVSAAESVMVTAEGFSVALAPGAVAMAARGARGDRTEKHHMATIANKKSTLRGGPWTPRFEDLFARAGMRLADRENIVPIMGHRGPHPQRYHDIVFRRLDEALGDCSSIAQCRARLLPAMDVLAKLISTPGTELNRLVTLGR; translated from the coding sequence ATGAGGCCGTGGCAGATTCTGTGGAGGGCCGAAGCGCTGATTCTTGCCGTGCTGGTCGGGTGCAGCGCGACTTCGCCTGTTGTCCGCGTGGAGAGCGGAGCGAGGGGACAAACCCTTGTTCACATCACCCGCATCGCTACGGCGGGGCCAGTGGAGGTGCCACCGGAGGAAGTCACCCAATCCATTCGGAGATTGGCGCGTGAGGTGAGGCTGAGCGGCACCCCTCGTGAGACGGTGGAGAAGCTTTTTCAACTCGACACACTGTACGGCGATTACCTCTATCTACTCCGGGAGCGAAAGCTCGTCCCTCTGGAATCGGGCACTCCCCTGGAAGGTGTGTTGACGGAGGAGGAGCAGAAACTCGTTAGTCGATACAAGGTCTGGTGTCGGAGCGCCCAGGGTTACGAGGGCGATTGTCTGGGGGGCGCGCTCGTTCACGGGAAGTACATGGACATGCAAGGCCGCTACATGCTCGCCATGGCGCTGAGCAAGAGTCCGGTGCTGGAAGAGTTCGAGAAGGCGCTGGGCGAGATCGTGAGCATGCGGGCCGTGATGCAGGCAGCGCTGGCGACTGTCGTGACGCTGCTCGTCCTGCTCGCGATGCCCGAGCCTGTCACGAAGTTCATCGCCGCCTGGGCAACCGTGGGGCTCATTCTCTGGGTGGGCGCCAAGACGCTCTACAACCTGATCACCGGTTGGTTCCAGTTGATGAAAGAGGTGAAGGTTGCAACCACCTTCGAGCAGATCCGCGAGGCGGGCGAGAAGTTCGGTAGGTTGTTCTCGCGTGAGGCGGCGCAAGCGTTCGCCCTGGTGGCGATGGCGCTACTGACGCACACGGCCAAGGGCTTCGCGGAGCAGGTAGGGACGCTGCCCGGTTCGGCGCAAGTGTCGATGCAGGCAGCGGCCCGCGAAGGCATCCTGTTGTCGGAGGTGAGCGCGGCGGAGTCAGTGATGGTGACGGCCGAGGGCTTCAGCGTGGCGCTGGCACCGGGAGCGGTCGCGATGGCGGCACGCGGAGCGCGTGGTGACCGCACGGAGAAGCACCACATGGCGACCATCGCGAACAAGAAATCCACCTTGCGGGGTGGCCCATGGACTCCACGATTCGAGGATCTCTTCGCCAGGGCGGGAATGCGGCTGGCGGATCGAGAAAACATCGTGCCCATCATGGGGCACAGGGGGCCGCATCCGCAGCGATACCATGACATCGTCTTCAGGCGCTTGGATGAGGCGCTGGGAGACTGTAGCAGCATCGCTCAATGCCGGGCGCGCTTGCTGCCCGCGATGGATGTACTCGCCAAGCTGATCTCGACACCTGGCACGGAGTTGAACCGGCTCGTCACCCTTGGGAGATGA
- a CDS encoding imm11 family protein, which yields MSQRFFDLADDVYVPHRWHLATPIDGHGRKVQDWDFKRGTPVHVEGRLKIPVKIAGRPLDFSEAGLRVPVVHVKVASLLAERAPGDVQLIPADIEGQPDQYLVLVATRLIRCIDEEASEVSFWTPEHGVPDKVGQYMGVDRMRIDKVKVGNAKVFRPEGWSSALIVSEEIKDALAQMGATGTRFEEV from the coding sequence ATGTCCCAGCGCTTCTTCGACCTCGCCGATGATGTCTATGTCCCCCACCGTTGGCACTTGGCCACACCCATCGATGGCCATGGCCGCAAGGTGCAGGACTGGGACTTCAAGAGAGGAACGCCCGTGCATGTGGAGGGGCGGTTGAAGATCCCCGTCAAGATCGCGGGCAGGCCGTTGGACTTCTCCGAGGCGGGATTGAGGGTCCCTGTTGTCCACGTCAAGGTGGCTTCCCTGCTGGCGGAGCGTGCCCCAGGCGACGTGCAGTTGATCCCCGCGGACATTGAGGGCCAACCGGATCAGTACCTTGTCCTCGTGGCAACGCGCCTCATCCGCTGCATCGACGAAGAGGCGTCCGAGGTGAGTTTCTGGACGCCAGAGCATGGAGTGCCTGACAAGGTTGGGCAATACATGGGCGTGGATCGCATGCGCATCGACAAGGTGAAGGTGGGGAACGCCAAGGTCTTCCGCCCCGAGGGATGGTCGAGCGCCCTGATCGTCTCCGAGGAAATCAAGGACGCCTTGGCGCAGATGGGCGCAACGGGCACGAGATTCGAGGAGGTCTAG